Below is a window of Nitrospinota bacterium DNA.
GATCATTGATGTGACAAAAGATGCTAACTTCCCTCGTGCAAACCTGGCACAGGATATTGGAGTTAAGGCAGGTTTTGCGTTCCCTATTTTAATAGGCAAAAGAGTGGTTGGAGTGATGGAGTTTTTTTCTCCCAAAGCTGTAGAACCCGATACACAAATGCTAGATATCATGGCACAGGTTGGAACTCAGCTTGGCAGGGTTCTTGAAAGAAAGCAGGCTCAGGATGAAAGTGAACGCACTAAGGACCAGTTGCGCAAACTTTACCATCGTCTGGAGCAGGTACGTGAAGAAGAGAGGACCCGCACAGCCAGGGAAGTCCATGACCATTTAGGACAGGTGCTGACAACTATAAAACTGGAAATCTCTCTGCTTGGTAAAAAACTGACTTATTACAATCCGAGTATAAAGAAATCAACCGAACAGCTTCTTGAAATGAGTGATGAGGCTATTCAAACAGTTAAGAAAATTTCAATGGATTTACGACCACCTATTCTTGACGACCTGGGAATTGCCGAGGCGATAGTTTGGCAGGCCAAAGATTTTTCCAAAAGAACGGGAATCGAGTGCGTGTTTGTGAATGAGTTGAATGAGTTCGAGCCGGACCTTGAGAGATCGACAACCCTGTTCAGGGTTTTTCAAGAAACTTTGACGAATATCGTGAGGCATGCAAGAGCGACTAAGGTTTATGTTAAACTAAGTCATAGTAATGAAATGCTTTCCCTTGAAGTTGAAGATAATGGTTGTGGAA
It encodes the following:
- a CDS encoding GAF domain-containing sensor histidine kinase produces the protein MQIAQPMNQEKENKEWTSKLQETNERLNAEIEHSKLIKAIAVASNETRAIDETLRFCIRQICEFAGWPLGHLYLTADNPSEGLVPSSFWHVEEPGKFDTFQRITQETPLETGIGLPGRVLASGEPAWIIDVTKDANFPRANLAQDIGVKAGFAFPILIGKRVVGVMEFFSPKAVEPDTQMLDIMAQVGTQLGRVLERKQAQDESERTKDQLRKLYHRLEQVREEERTRTAREVHDHLGQVLTTIKLEISLLGKKLTYYNPSIKKSTEQLLEMSDEAIQTVKKISMDLRPPILDDLGIAEAIVWQAKDFSKRTGIECVFVNELNEFEPDLERSTTLFRVFQETLTNIVRHARATKVYVKLSHSNEMLSLEVEDNGCGIPSDKVSSLRSLGLQGMRERAMVWGGNVFISSFPNNGTTVNIKIKKG